A stretch of the Bacillus anthracis str. Vollum genome encodes the following:
- a CDS encoding helix-turn-helix transcriptional regulator yields MDIINVTNLQKGDFVYLIKNKVKQFRVVRDITQEQLASSVQITRQSLIAIEKNKYNPSLELALKLCEFFNCKVEDLFQLDKTGEEKE; encoded by the coding sequence ATGGATATAATAAATGTAACAAATTTACAAAAAGGAGACTTTGTATATTTGATTAAAAATAAGGTAAAACAATTCCGCGTCGTTAGAGACATCACCCAAGAACAATTAGCTTCCTCTGTTCAAATCACTAGACAATCCCTCATCGCTATCGAGAAGAATAAATACAACCCGAGTTTAGAATTAGCATTGAAATTATGTGAGTTTTTCAACTGTAAAGTAGAGGATTTATTTCAATTAGATAAAACTGGGGAGGAAAAAGAATGA
- a CDS encoding cupin domain-containing protein: METVNLIELTKDIQEQHKNFVVSNVNSHCLRIAVFTGEYDWHYHSNSDELFIVLEGELLIDFEDGETVVLKPNDSILIPACTIHRTRALKRTVNLCFENIEADTIKVEQL; this comes from the coding sequence ATGGAAACTGTGAACTTAATAGAATTAACAAAGGACATTCAAGAGCAACATAAAAACTTCGTTGTTTCAAATGTAAATAGTCATTGCTTACGAATCGCTGTATTTACTGGTGAATATGATTGGCACTATCATTCTAATTCGGATGAATTATTTATTGTACTAGAGGGAGAATTACTTATCGATTTTGAAGATGGAGAAACAGTGGTATTAAAGCCAAATGATTCTATTTTAATTCCAGCGTGTACGATTCATAGAACGAGAGCATTAAAGAGAACGGTAAATCTTTGTTTTGAAAATATAGAGGCTGATACGATTAAAGTGGAGCAATTATGA
- a CDS encoding DUF2785 domain-containing protein produces the protein MLQQQLEEIRNNNYILDNKVNIDSLSSNMLEHIGVTDSYLRDKLIYSTFYHLIKKEYISHTQSQKLLLESISEKYLLYKIHSSDEDAVFTRAFTTLLIALIIDADTNHNFLSQTDISNVKDQLILYMNNEHDFRGYVQNHGWAHSIAHASDTFEALVRSPKLETLHYEEILQTLLNKVCVHSIYYKYEEDERLVYPIVAMLQNGLKEEALILALHDLVAQLPAKKQTLHIESYEFLYGNIKSFLRSLFFRLRKLSICEETECEVEKLLQELPKYY, from the coding sequence ATGTTACAACAACAGTTAGAAGAAATTCGTAATAATAATTACATACTGGATAACAAAGTTAACATTGATTCTTTAAGTTCCAATATGCTTGAACATATCGGTGTTACTGATAGCTATTTAAGAGACAAACTTATTTACTCTACTTTTTATCATCTCATCAAAAAGGAATACATTTCACACACGCAATCGCAGAAACTACTATTAGAAAGCATCAGTGAAAAATATTTACTGTATAAGATTCATTCAAGTGACGAAGATGCGGTATTTACCCGAGCATTTACAACATTATTAATTGCGCTCATTATTGATGCTGATACAAATCATAATTTCTTATCACAGACTGATATTTCAAATGTAAAAGATCAACTAATTCTATATATGAACAACGAACATGATTTCCGGGGATATGTGCAAAACCACGGCTGGGCACATAGTATCGCTCATGCTTCCGATACATTTGAAGCGCTTGTTCGTAGTCCTAAACTGGAAACTTTACATTACGAAGAAATATTACAAACTTTATTAAACAAAGTCTGTGTCCATTCTATTTACTACAAATATGAAGAAGACGAGCGTCTCGTTTATCCGATTGTCGCAATGCTACAAAATGGCTTAAAGGAAGAAGCACTCATATTAGCCCTTCATGACTTAGTAGCTCAATTACCCGCAAAAAAACAAACATTACATATTGAATCGTACGAGTTTCTATATGGGAACATAAAATCTTTCTTACGCAGCTTATTTTTCAGACTGCGCAAGCTTTCTATATGTGAAGAAACTGAATGTGAAGTTGAAAAATTGCTACAAGAGCTTCCAAAATATTATTAA
- the argH gene encoding argininosuccinate lyase — protein MSKLWGGRFTEEAEAWVEEFGASISFDQQLVNQDINGSIAHVTMLAKQGIVTKEEAEKIKIGLQYLLEEAKQNKLHFSVEAEDIHLNIEKMLMEKIGEVGGKLHTGRSRNDQVATDMHLYLKEKVEHIIKAIKQLQTVLVHQAENNIETIMPGYTHLQRAQPISFAHHILAYFWMLERDVNRYEDSLKRINISPLGAGALAGTTFPIDREYSAELLGFNGIYENSLDAVSDRDFILEFLSNSSMLMMHLSRFCEELILWSSQEFQFIEMSDQYATGSSIMPQKKNPDMAELIRGKTGRVYGNLFSLLTVMKGLPLAYNKDLQEDKEGMFDTVKTVEGCLHIMAGMLETMTVNKEKMGQAVTQDFSNATEIADYLANKGLPFRQAHEIVGKLVLHCTQKGIYLIDVPLATYKEMSALFEEDLYEVLSPYAAVKRRNSAGGTGFEQIEKALEKAKGLTKEAIKN, from the coding sequence GTGAGTAAACTTTGGGGCGGACGTTTTACGGAAGAAGCGGAAGCGTGGGTTGAAGAGTTCGGGGCATCCATCTCCTTCGATCAACAATTAGTAAATCAAGATATAAACGGGAGTATTGCGCACGTAACGATGCTAGCAAAGCAAGGCATCGTTACGAAAGAAGAAGCAGAGAAAATAAAGATAGGTCTTCAATATTTATTAGAAGAAGCGAAACAAAATAAATTGCATTTTTCCGTTGAAGCGGAAGACATTCATTTAAATATCGAAAAGATGTTAATGGAAAAAATCGGTGAAGTAGGAGGGAAACTTCATACTGGCCGAAGTCGTAATGATCAAGTAGCGACAGATATGCACTTATATTTAAAAGAAAAAGTAGAGCATATTATAAAAGCTATAAAACAATTGCAAACTGTTCTTGTTCATCAAGCAGAAAATAATATTGAAACCATTATGCCTGGCTATACGCACTTACAGCGTGCCCAGCCAATTTCATTTGCTCATCATATTCTCGCTTACTTTTGGATGTTAGAGCGTGATGTAAATCGTTATGAAGATTCATTAAAGCGTATTAACATTTCGCCATTAGGAGCAGGTGCGTTAGCTGGAACGACATTCCCAATTGACCGAGAATATAGTGCGGAGCTCCTTGGATTTAATGGAATCTATGAAAATAGTTTAGATGCAGTAAGCGATCGTGATTTCATACTGGAGTTCCTCAGTAACTCATCTATGCTTATGATGCACTTATCACGCTTTTGCGAAGAACTTATTTTATGGAGTAGCCAAGAGTTTCAATTTATTGAAATGAGCGATCAATACGCAACTGGAAGCAGCATTATGCCGCAAAAGAAAAATCCAGATATGGCGGAACTTATTCGTGGTAAAACAGGCAGAGTGTACGGTAATTTATTTAGTTTACTTACAGTCATGAAAGGATTACCGCTCGCTTACAATAAAGATTTGCAAGAAGATAAAGAAGGAATGTTTGATACAGTGAAAACAGTAGAAGGCTGCCTTCATATTATGGCAGGCATGTTAGAGACAATGACTGTAAACAAAGAAAAAATGGGGCAAGCTGTAACGCAAGATTTCTCTAACGCAACAGAAATTGCTGACTACTTAGCAAACAAAGGACTACCATTCCGTCAAGCTCATGAAATTGTTGGAAAGCTAGTGCTACACTGCACACAAAAAGGAATTTATTTAATAGATGTACCACTTGCAACATATAAAGAAATGAGCGCGCTATTTGAAGAAGATTTGTATGAAGTGCTGTCACCATATGCAGCTGTAAAGCGTCGTAACAGTGCTGGCGGGACTGGGTTTGAGCAAATTGAAAAAGCTTTGGAGAAGGCGAAAGGATTAACGAAAGAAGCTATTAAGAATTGA
- the ald gene encoding alanine dehydrogenase, which yields MRIGIPTEIKNNENRVAMTPAGAVHLVQNGHEVFVQKGAGLGSGFTDEEYVQAGAKLVETAEEAWNQDMVMKVKEPVASEYGYFREGLILFTYLHLAPEPELTKALIDNKVVSIAYETVQLDNRSLPLLAPMSEVAGRMSAQIGAQFLEKNKGGKGILLAGVPGVKRGKVTIIGGGQAGTNAAKIAVGLGADVTIIDLSAERLRQLDDIFGNQVKTLMSNPYNIAEAVKESDLVIGAVLIPGAKAPKLVTEEMIQSMEPGSVVVDIAIDQGGIFETTDRITTHDNPTYEKHGVVHYAVANMPGAVPRTSTLALTNVTVPYAVQIANKGYKDACLGNTALLKGINTLDGYVTFEAVAEAHGLQYADAKELLEKAPALS from the coding sequence ATGCGTATCGGTATTCCAACAGAAATTAAAAACAATGAAAACCGCGTGGCAATGACGCCAGCGGGAGCAGTACATTTAGTACAAAATGGTCATGAAGTTTTTGTTCAAAAAGGAGCAGGTTTAGGATCTGGCTTTACGGATGAAGAATACGTACAAGCTGGTGCGAAACTTGTTGAAACTGCTGAAGAAGCATGGAATCAAGATATGGTTATGAAGGTAAAAGAGCCAGTTGCAAGTGAATACGGCTATTTCCGTGAAGGTTTAATTTTATTCACATACTTACATTTAGCTCCAGAACCAGAATTAACGAAAGCATTAATTGATAACAAAGTTGTATCAATTGCATATGAAACAGTACAATTAGACAATCGTTCATTACCATTACTTGCACCTATGAGTGAAGTAGCAGGTCGTATGTCTGCACAAATCGGTGCACAATTCCTTGAGAAAAACAAAGGCGGTAAAGGTATTTTACTTGCAGGCGTTCCAGGGGTAAAACGCGGCAAAGTAACAATTATCGGCGGTGGTCAAGCTGGTACAAACGCAGCGAAGATTGCAGTAGGTTTAGGTGCAGATGTAACAATCATCGACTTAAGTGCAGAACGTCTTCGTCAATTAGATGACATTTTCGGTAACCAAGTAAAAACGTTAATGTCTAATCCATACAATATTGCAGAAGCTGTAAAAGAATCTGACCTTGTTATTGGTGCGGTATTAATTCCAGGTGCAAAAGCGCCAAAACTTGTAACAGAAGAAATGATTCAATCAATGGAACCAGGTTCTGTCGTTGTAGATATCGCGATTGACCAAGGTGGTATTTTCGAAACAACTGACCGTATTACAACTCACGACAACCCAACTTACGAAAAACATGGCGTTGTTCATTATGCAGTTGCGAATATGCCAGGTGCGGTTCCACGTACATCAACTCTTGCATTAACAAACGTAACAGTACCATATGCAGTGCAAATTGCGAACAAAGGCTATAAAGATGCTTGCCTAGGCAACACTGCATTATTAAAAGGTATTAACACATTAGATGGATATGTAACATTCGAAGCGGTTGCAGAAGCTCACGGTTTACAATACGCTGATGCAAAAGAGCTTCTTGAAAAAGCTCCTGCTTTATCATAA
- a CDS encoding universal stress protein has product MNNTYTNILIAVDGSKEAEKAFKKAIQVAKRNNATLTIAHIVDVKAYSAVEAYSRAIAERANLFAEDLLEDYKKTALEAGLEKIETVLEFGNPKSKISKEIAPNHKVDLIMCGATGLNAVERFLIGSVSEHIIRYAKCDVLVVRGDEEQGEL; this is encoded by the coding sequence ATGAATAATACATATACAAATATTTTAATCGCGGTGGATGGTTCTAAAGAAGCAGAAAAAGCCTTTAAAAAAGCAATTCAAGTCGCAAAACGCAACAATGCAACATTAACTATTGCTCATATCGTTGATGTAAAAGCATACTCAGCAGTAGAAGCTTATAGCCGTGCAATTGCTGAACGTGCAAATCTATTTGCAGAAGACTTATTAGAAGACTACAAAAAAACTGCGCTTGAAGCTGGCCTTGAAAAAATTGAAACTGTATTAGAATTTGGTAATCCTAAATCAAAAATCTCAAAAGAAATCGCTCCAAACCATAAAGTAGATTTAATTATGTGTGGTGCAACTGGTTTAAATGCTGTTGAGCGTTTCCTAATTGGTAGCGTCTCTGAACATATTATTCGCTATGCGAAATGCGATGTCCTTGTTGTTCGTGGTGATGAAGAGCAAGGTGAGCTTTAA
- the pepQ gene encoding Xaa-Pro dipeptidase, whose product MNARLENLMQWLKEKNVEAAFLTSTPNVFYMTNFHCEPHERLLGMFVFQEKEPILICPKMEEGQARNAGWAHEIIGFTDTDRPWDMIAKAIKDRGINANAVAIEKELLNVERYEELTKLFPNAAFTSAEEKVRELRLIKDEKELSILREAAKMADYAVEVGVNAIKEDRSELEVLAIIEHELKTKGIHKMSFDTMVLAGANSALPHGIPGANKMKRGDFVLFDLGVIIDGYCSDITRTVAFGEISEEQTRIYNTVLAGQLQAVEACKPGVTLGAIDNAARSVIADAGYGDFFPHRLGHGLGISVHEYPDVKAGNESPLKEGMVFTIEPGIYVPNVGGVRIEDDIYITKDGSEILTKFPKELQFVK is encoded by the coding sequence ATGAATGCTAGATTAGAAAATTTAATGCAATGGCTAAAAGAAAAAAACGTAGAAGCTGCGTTCTTAACTTCTACACCAAACGTCTTCTACATGACAAACTTCCACTGTGAACCACACGAAAGACTTCTTGGTATGTTTGTATTCCAAGAAAAAGAGCCTATTTTAATTTGCCCTAAAATGGAAGAAGGCCAAGCACGTAACGCCGGCTGGGCACATGAAATTATCGGATTTACTGATACTGACAGACCATGGGATATGATTGCAAAAGCAATTAAAGACCGCGGCATCAATGCAAACGCAGTTGCAATTGAAAAAGAACTTTTAAACGTAGAGCGCTACGAAGAATTAACAAAACTATTCCCAAATGCAGCTTTCACATCAGCTGAGGAAAAAGTTCGTGAACTTCGTTTAATTAAAGATGAAAAAGAACTTTCTATTTTACGCGAAGCAGCTAAAATGGCAGACTATGCTGTTGAAGTTGGTGTAAATGCAATTAAAGAAGATCGTAGCGAACTAGAAGTATTAGCAATTATTGAACATGAATTAAAAACAAAAGGCATACATAAAATGTCATTTGATACGATGGTATTAGCTGGTGCAAACTCTGCTCTTCCACACGGTATTCCAGGTGCAAACAAAATGAAACGCGGCGATTTCGTACTATTTGATTTAGGCGTAATCATTGACGGTTATTGCTCTGACATTACACGTACAGTGGCATTTGGCGAGATTTCTGAAGAACAAACTCGCATTTACAACACTGTACTTGCTGGACAACTACAAGCAGTTGAAGCATGTAAACCAGGTGTTACACTTGGCGCAATCGACAACGCTGCTCGTTCTGTTATCGCAGATGCAGGTTATGGTGACTTCTTCCCGCACCGCCTTGGTCACGGACTTGGAATTAGCGTGCACGAATATCCAGATGTAAAAGCTGGTAACGAATCTCCATTAAAAGAAGGTATGGTCTTCACAATTGAGCCAGGTATTTACGTACCAAACGTAGGTGGCGTTCGTATTGAAGATGATATTTATATCACAAAAGACGGGTCAGAAATTTTAACGAAGTTCCCGAAAGAATTACAATTTGTAAAATAA
- a CDS encoding GNAT family N-acetyltransferase — translation MKKLSVAEYRKILPILESHTKTTTFAYAVCDQVIDGEVFVNEKLTAGLIRTANGIYYVFGHTDDQNYNEDLFLFIKKAIEKTEKRFTLFTSSEEWEMMIEERFSNVLRNIPRMKFQSATFEERKRDCNKNTYEVKRIDRRDIERSSEFTEEYYKEYWGSKETFLNGGFGFCIEQGGMIVAECVSIFSGNGFAEIDIVTHKAYQGKGLAQAVAARFIEHCIQNDIIPCWDCYVDNIPSQKLANKLSFHNPIEYSLFVRKKTGE, via the coding sequence ATGAAAAAATTATCTGTAGCCGAGTATAGAAAAATCCTTCCGATTTTAGAAAGTCATACAAAAACGACGACGTTTGCTTATGCGGTATGTGATCAAGTGATAGATGGTGAGGTTTTTGTAAACGAGAAGTTAACAGCAGGACTAATTCGTACAGCGAATGGTATTTATTATGTATTTGGTCATACGGATGATCAAAATTATAACGAAGATTTATTTTTGTTTATAAAAAAGGCTATTGAAAAAACAGAGAAGAGATTTACATTGTTCACTTCGAGTGAAGAGTGGGAAATGATGATTGAAGAGCGTTTTAGTAATGTGCTTCGGAACATTCCACGAATGAAATTTCAAAGTGCAACCTTTGAAGAGAGAAAACGAGATTGTAACAAAAATACATATGAAGTGAAGCGTATTGATAGAAGAGATATAGAACGAAGCAGTGAATTTACAGAGGAGTACTACAAAGAATATTGGGGGTCAAAAGAAACGTTTTTAAACGGTGGTTTTGGATTTTGTATAGAACAAGGGGGAATGATTGTAGCGGAATGTGTTTCAATATTTAGTGGGAACGGGTTTGCGGAGATTGATATTGTGACGCATAAAGCATATCAAGGGAAAGGATTAGCCCAAGCTGTTGCAGCAAGGTTTATTGAACATTGCATACAAAATGATATTATACCGTGCTGGGATTGTTATGTAGACAATATTCCTTCGCAAAAATTAGCTAACAAATTAAGTTTTCATAATCCTATAGAATATAGTTTATTTGTACGTAAGAAAACGGGGGAATAA
- a CDS encoding lipoprotein: MMKRALFFFISIFFLGSCSIWYVTFSSESKSWTGQYKGHIKDDSEDGMFTFRYKGGDGNTEFKNLEIAINGAFSTMTQTSENHKGAKIEMKSSCVSCAPLSKDEPIEIVIKWDDKYEEKMVLKRK; this comes from the coding sequence ATGATGAAGAGAGCATTATTCTTTTTCATTAGTATTTTCTTTTTAGGAAGCTGCTCGATTTGGTATGTTACTTTTTCTAGCGAGAGCAAAAGTTGGACGGGACAATATAAAGGCCATATTAAGGATGACAGTGAAGATGGAATGTTTACATTTCGGTATAAGGGCGGAGATGGAAATACAGAATTTAAAAATTTAGAGATTGCTATTAATGGAGCCTTTAGCACAATGACACAAACGTCAGAAAATCATAAAGGAGCAAAGATTGAAATGAAGTCTTCTTGTGTAAGTTGTGCGCCTCTATCTAAAGATGAACCGATAGAGATTGTGATTAAATGGGATGATAAGTATGAGGAGAAAATGGTTTTAAAGCGGAAATAG
- a CDS encoding argininosuccinate synthase, which yields MEKKKVVLAYSGGLDTSVAIKWLQEKNYDIIALCLDLGEGKDLAFVKEKALSVGAIKSYMIDVQEEFANEYALMAMQAHTLYEGKYPLVSALSRPLIAKKLVEIAEQEGATAVAHGCTGKGNDQVRFEVSIQALNPYLEVIAPVREWKWSREEEIAYAKENNVPIPINLDSPFSIDQNLWGRSNECGILEDPWAAPPEDAYEMTLALEDTPNKPEFVEIGFEAGVPTTLNGTAYPLSELIKTLNALAGKHGVGRIDHVENRLVGIKSREVYECPAAMTLITAHKELEDLTLVKEVAHFKPMIEQKITELIYNGLWFSPLKQALHAFLQETQKNVTGTVRVKLFKGHAIVEGRKSEYSLYDEKLATYTAQDEFNHDAAVGFISLFGLPTKVYSQVNQKKVEA from the coding sequence ATGGAGAAGAAAAAAGTTGTATTAGCATATTCCGGAGGTCTTGATACTTCCGTTGCAATTAAATGGTTACAAGAGAAGAATTATGATATTATCGCGCTTTGTTTAGACTTAGGGGAAGGTAAAGACTTAGCATTTGTAAAAGAAAAGGCACTTTCAGTAGGTGCAATTAAATCATATATGATTGATGTTCAAGAAGAATTTGCAAACGAATATGCATTGATGGCGATGCAAGCACACACGTTATACGAAGGGAAATATCCTCTCGTTTCGGCGTTATCTCGTCCACTTATCGCAAAGAAATTAGTAGAAATTGCAGAACAAGAAGGAGCGACTGCAGTTGCACACGGATGTACAGGGAAAGGGAATGATCAAGTTCGTTTTGAAGTTTCTATTCAAGCATTAAATCCTTACTTAGAAGTAATTGCACCTGTACGTGAATGGAAATGGTCACGTGAAGAAGAAATTGCCTATGCAAAAGAAAATAATGTACCGATTCCAATTAATTTAGATAGCCCGTTTTCAATCGATCAAAATTTATGGGGACGCAGCAATGAATGCGGCATTTTAGAAGATCCATGGGCAGCGCCGCCAGAAGATGCATATGAGATGACATTGGCATTAGAAGACACACCGAATAAACCAGAATTTGTAGAAATTGGCTTTGAAGCAGGCGTACCGACTACTTTAAATGGCACTGCATATCCACTTTCAGAACTTATTAAAACGTTAAATGCACTTGCTGGAAAACATGGCGTTGGACGTATCGATCACGTAGAAAATCGTCTTGTTGGTATTAAATCACGTGAAGTATACGAATGCCCAGCAGCAATGACATTAATTACGGCGCATAAAGAACTTGAAGATTTAACACTTGTAAAAGAAGTAGCACATTTTAAACCGATGATTGAGCAAAAAATAACAGAGCTTATTTATAACGGTTTATGGTTCTCGCCTTTAAAACAAGCGCTTCATGCTTTCTTACAAGAAACGCAAAAGAATGTAACAGGCACGGTGCGTGTGAAATTATTTAAAGGTCATGCAATTGTAGAAGGGCGTAAATCTGAGTACTCTTTATACGATGAAAAATTAGCAACGTATACTGCTCAGGATGAATTTAATCATGATGCAGCAGTTGGATTCATTTCATTATTCGGTTTACCGACGAAAGTATATAGCCAAGTGAATCAAAAGAAGGTGGAAGCGTGA
- a CDS encoding GNAT family N-acetyltransferase: MRISNKYITLDEIEVIREPLNKLHEYHNNTSKHFSGDYPRMSFEERIENYKQNSKYGEYRIELLVETETDNILGCYIAYSKSISGKIEVLFVDEKHRGNGFGLKLMNSAVEWFKAKKIDEIELTVVYGNEAISFYEKLGFYPRSIIMATKS, translated from the coding sequence ATGAGAATTAGTAATAAATATATCACTCTCGATGAAATAGAAGTAATAAGAGAACCTTTAAATAAATTGCATGAATATCATAATAATACATCAAAACATTTTTCTGGTGACTATCCAAGAATGTCATTTGAGGAACGTATTGAAAATTATAAACAAAATTCAAAGTACGGAGAGTATAGAATTGAATTATTAGTTGAGACGGAAACAGATAATATATTAGGATGTTATATAGCATATAGCAAAAGTATAAGCGGAAAGATTGAAGTTTTATTCGTTGATGAAAAACACCGAGGAAACGGATTTGGTTTAAAATTAATGAATAGTGCAGTGGAATGGTTTAAAGCGAAGAAGATAGATGAAATTGAATTAACAGTGGTGTACGGAAATGAAGCTATATCGTTTTATGAAAAGCTGGGGTTTTATCCTCGTTCAATTATTATGGCAACTAAGTCATAG
- a CDS encoding DUF3139 domain-containing protein: MKKVIFIVLLLISLSANVKVFLLDKYIFAGEQVKREEAIIATMWHLQEKGYKESDISYIKPAFYSKMSSYGMNVQFKDEPNESYTYRVLKDAKTNKVTVHQDSNEPGGMGGKH, translated from the coding sequence ATGAAAAAAGTAATATTTATCGTTTTACTGTTAATTAGCTTAAGTGCAAATGTTAAAGTATTTCTCTTGGACAAATATATCTTTGCTGGTGAACAAGTAAAACGAGAGGAAGCGATTATCGCAACGATGTGGCACTTGCAAGAAAAAGGATATAAAGAAAGTGATATTTCGTATATAAAACCGGCCTTTTATAGTAAAATGAGTTCTTACGGTATGAATGTACAGTTTAAAGATGAACCAAACGAATCATATACATATAGAGTTTTGAAAGATGCGAAAACAAATAAAGTAACTGTACACCAAGATAGCAATGAGCCAGGTGGTATGGGCGGGAAGCATTAA
- a CDS encoding DUF6176 family protein yields the protein MNVELTRFKVKQDKSHRVDEWMQLLNDNMKEVLLTLNDEKMYVETIFREIRDGEEYLYWYSVQGEGGALVENSHHEIDKKHLEFWYECIDEEAPSVDMKTEVVMIQDVVKDAMK from the coding sequence ATGAATGTGGAGTTAACGAGATTTAAAGTGAAACAAGATAAAAGTCATCGTGTAGATGAATGGATGCAGCTTCTGAATGACAATATGAAAGAAGTACTTTTGACATTAAACGACGAAAAGATGTACGTTGAGACAATTTTCCGGGAAATAAGAGATGGAGAAGAGTACTTATATTGGTATTCTGTGCAAGGAGAAGGCGGGGCTCTTGTCGAAAATTCTCATCATGAAATTGATAAAAAGCACTTGGAATTTTGGTATGAATGTATCGATGAAGAAGCACCCTCTGTTGATATGAAAACAGAAGTCGTTATGATTCAAGATGTTGTGAAGGACGCGATGAAATAA
- a CDS encoding DUF3221 domain-containing protein produces MDRHMKFSMFMFLGVVLIILAACTTKSVEQVAVKEVPKEGYIILRNETVFLADDKTFETKIELQNYIEQQMNQDYPSDIVLIFKDKDAYDQLKTGDKIKVWSSQTFESYPVKMIVEKFEIAEK; encoded by the coding sequence ATGGATAGGCATATGAAATTTTCTATGTTCATGTTTTTAGGTGTGGTTCTAATCATATTAGCAGCGTGTACTACAAAATCAGTAGAGCAAGTAGCAGTAAAAGAAGTACCTAAAGAAGGGTATATCATATTAAGAAATGAAACAGTGTTTTTGGCCGATGATAAAACGTTTGAGACAAAAATAGAGTTACAAAATTATATAGAACAACAAATGAATCAAGATTATCCATCAGATATAGTCCTAATTTTTAAGGATAAAGATGCATATGATCAATTAAAAACAGGGGATAAAATAAAAGTATGGTCTTCTCAAACGTTTGAGAGTTATCCAGTGAAAATGATAGTAGAGAAATTTGAAATAGCAGAGAAATAA
- a CDS encoding SDR family oxidoreductase has product MNYSNLKGGRFVRHALITAGTKGLGKQVTEKLLAKGYSVTVTYHSDITAMKKMKETYKNMEERLQFVQADVTKKEDLHKIVEEAISRFGKIDFLINNAGPYVFERKKLVDYEEDEWNEMIQGNLTAVFHLLKLVVPIMRKQNFGRIINYGFQGADSAPGWIYRSAFAAAKVGLVSLTKTVAYEEAEYGITANMVCPGDIIGEMKEATIQEARQLKERNTPIGRSGTGEDIARTISFLCEEDSDMITGTIIEVTGAVDVIHRHR; this is encoded by the coding sequence ATGAACTATAGCAATTTAAAAGGGGGCCGTTTTGTGAGACACGCGCTCATTACAGCCGGTACGAAAGGTTTAGGAAAGCAAGTAACAGAGAAGTTATTGGCTAAAGGGTATTCAGTAACAGTAACGTATCATAGCGATATCACGGCTATGAAAAAGATGAAAGAAACATATAAAAATATGGAAGAGCGTCTACAATTCGTGCAAGCGGATGTCACGAAAAAGGAAGATTTACATAAAATAGTAGAAGAAGCGATAAGCCGTTTTGGCAAAATTGATTTCTTAATTAATAATGCTGGTCCATATGTATTTGAACGAAAAAAGTTAGTCGATTATGAAGAAGATGAATGGAATGAAATGATTCAGGGTAATTTAACAGCTGTATTTCATTTGTTGAAGCTTGTCGTTCCGATTATGAGAAAACAGAACTTTGGCCGTATTATTAATTACGGATTCCAAGGGGCAGATAGTGCACCGGGATGGATTTATCGTTCAGCTTTTGCAGCAGCGAAAGTAGGACTTGTTTCATTAACGAAAACTGTTGCTTACGAAGAAGCGGAATATGGAATTACTGCAAATATGGTATGTCCTGGTGATATTATTGGTGAAATGAAAGAAGCGACAATTCAAGAAGCACGTCAGTTGAAAGAACGTAACACACCAATTGGTAGATCTGGAACAGGTGAAGATATCGCAAGAACGATTTCGTTTTTATGCGAGGAAGATTCCGATATGATTACCGGTACAATTATTGAAGTAACTGGTGCAGTAGATGTTATTCATAGACATCGATAG